A window from Corynebacterium urogenitale encodes these proteins:
- the leuA gene encoding 2-isopropylmalate synthase translates to MSTNDAFISAPADITTPNGEIPAGQPAWNKQRNSTMPSKRYMPFFEEVDHITLPDRTWPDKVIDRAPQWCAVDLRDGNQALIDPMSPERKRRMFDLLVKMGYKEIEVGFPSASQTDFNFVREIIENDRIPEDVTIQVLVQAREHLIRRTFEACEGAKNVIVHFYNSTSKLQRRVVFRKDKEAIKKLATDAAELIKTIAKDYPETNWRWEYSPESFTGTEVEYAKEVCDAVVEVMDPTPENPIILNLPSTVEMITPNVYADSIEWMHRNLNRRDSIIISLHPHNDRGEGVAAAELGYMAGADRIEGCLFGNGERTGNVCLVTLGLNMLTQGVDPQIDFSDIDQIRRTVEYCNQLRVPERHPYGGDLVFTAFSGSHQDAINKGLDAMKEKGEDLRTATWEVPYLPIDPKDVGRTYEAVIRVNSQSGKGGVAYIMKTDHNLDLPRPMQVEFSSVVQSVTDAEGGEVNPKAMWDIFAGEYLDRESPVEAISLTVDGGQNEGEEAKVTAQVEFNGEAKTIQGRGNGPVAAYCNALESLGIDVEVQEYSQHARTSGDDAEAAAYVLANVGGVKVWGVGIASSITYASLKAITSAVNRVEDAGVPQGV, encoded by the coding sequence ATGTCTACCAACGACGCATTCATCTCCGCCCCCGCCGACATCACTACCCCCAACGGCGAGATCCCCGCTGGCCAGCCAGCGTGGAATAAGCAGCGCAATTCCACGATGCCCTCGAAGCGCTACATGCCGTTCTTCGAGGAAGTCGACCACATCACCCTGCCCGACCGTACCTGGCCGGACAAGGTTATCGACCGCGCCCCACAGTGGTGTGCCGTGGATCTGCGCGATGGCAACCAGGCTCTGATCGACCCAATGAGCCCCGAGCGCAAGCGTCGCATGTTCGACCTGCTGGTGAAGATGGGCTACAAGGAGATCGAGGTCGGGTTCCCCTCCGCGTCCCAGACGGACTTCAACTTCGTTCGTGAGATCATCGAAAACGACCGCATCCCCGAGGACGTCACCATCCAGGTTCTGGTGCAGGCTCGCGAGCACCTAATCCGTCGCACCTTTGAGGCCTGCGAAGGCGCGAAGAACGTGATCGTCCACTTCTACAACTCGACGTCCAAGCTGCAGCGTCGCGTCGTCTTCCGCAAGGACAAGGAAGCCATCAAGAAGCTAGCCACCGACGCCGCCGAGCTGATCAAGACCATCGCCAAGGACTACCCAGAGACGAACTGGCGCTGGGAGTACTCCCCTGAGTCCTTCACCGGCACCGAGGTCGAGTACGCCAAGGAAGTGTGCGACGCAGTCGTCGAGGTCATGGACCCCACCCCGGAGAACCCAATCATCCTGAACCTGCCGTCCACGGTGGAGATGATCACCCCGAACGTCTACGCGGATTCCATCGAGTGGATGCACCGCAACCTGAACCGCCGCGATTCCATCATCATCTCCCTGCACCCGCACAATGACCGTGGCGAGGGCGTCGCAGCAGCCGAGCTGGGCTACATGGCTGGTGCTGACCGCATCGAGGGCTGCCTGTTCGGCAATGGTGAGCGCACCGGCAACGTCTGCCTGGTGACGCTGGGTCTGAACATGCTGACCCAGGGCGTCGATCCGCAAATCGACTTCTCCGATATCGACCAGATCCGCCGCACGGTGGAGTACTGCAACCAGCTGCGCGTGCCTGAGCGCCATCCTTACGGCGGCGACCTGGTCTTCACCGCCTTCTCCGGCTCCCACCAGGACGCCATCAACAAGGGTCTGGATGCGATGAAGGAAAAGGGCGAGGATCTCCGCACCGCCACCTGGGAGGTTCCTTACCTGCCGATCGACCCGAAGGATGTGGGCCGCACCTACGAGGCCGTGATCCGCGTGAACTCCCAGTCCGGCAAGGGCGGCGTGGCCTACATCATGAAGACCGACCACAACCTGGACCTGCCTCGCCCAATGCAGGTGGAGTTCTCCTCCGTCGTTCAGTCCGTCACCGACGCTGAGGGTGGCGAGGTCAACCCGAAGGCGATGTGGGACATCTTCGCAGGGGAGTACCTGGACCGCGAGTCCCCAGTTGAGGCCATTTCCCTGACCGTCGATGGTGGCCAGAACGAAGGCGAGGAGGCGAAGGTCACCGCCCAGGTCGAGTTCAACGGCGAGGCGAAGACCATCCAGGGCCGTGGCAACGGTCCGGTCGCCGCTTACTGCAACGCCCTGGAGTCCCTGGGCATTGACGTGGAGGTGCAGGAGTATTCTCAGCACGCCCGCACCTCCGGCGACGACGCCGAGGCCGCAGCCTACGTGCTCGCCAACGTCGGCGGTGTCAAGGTGTGGGGCGTGGGCATCGCCTCCTCCATCACCTACGCCTCCCTGAAGGCCATCACCTCCGCGGTCAACCGCGTGGAGGACGCGGGCGTACCGCAGGGCGTCTAG
- a CDS encoding DoxX family protein, with amino-acid sequence MFSSHTSSERAHRIRAGAWAGVFGAAGVLHFVRPAIFDALVPPDLPGSQRAWTYGSGVAELAMSAALLSTFARPDARPAVGVAGAALLAAVWPGNIKMAWDWRNKPMLPRAIAFARVPLQVPMALSLLSLRRH; translated from the coding sequence ATGTTTTCTTCACACACTTCTTCTGAGCGTGCACACCGAATCCGTGCTGGTGCGTGGGCTGGTGTATTCGGTGCTGCCGGTGTGCTGCATTTCGTTCGGCCCGCGATTTTTGATGCGCTGGTGCCGCCCGATCTCCCCGGCTCGCAGCGGGCGTGGACGTACGGCTCGGGTGTAGCGGAGTTGGCTATGTCTGCGGCTCTGCTGTCTACGTTCGCGCGTCCCGATGCCCGCCCCGCGGTGGGTGTGGCGGGCGCTGCGTTATTGGCCGCTGTGTGGCCGGGCAATATCAAGATGGCGTGGGACTGGCGCAACAAACCTATGTTGCCGCGCGCGATCGCTTTCGCCCGTGTGCCTCTGCAGGTGCCGATGGCGCTCTCCCTGCTTTCTTTACGACGCCACTAG
- a CDS encoding type 1 glutamine amidotransferase translates to MSELTIGLVLPDVLGTYGDDGNALVLRQRARMRGLTAEIHKITLGQPVPEGLDVYTVGGGEDVAQLLAAEHLIADGGLNRAAEAGRPILAICAGLQVLGHSFRASGKIVDGLGLLDATTGSLKKRMIGEIISDPLLPGITEPLTGFANHQGSTILGADAKPLGSLTKGTGNCDEGEQVSYEGALQGSVVATYMHGPALARNPQLADYLLAQAMGISVEELPPLEGSFARQLGDEVVQLRKERLR, encoded by the coding sequence ATGAGCGAGCTCACTATTGGACTGGTCCTTCCCGATGTTCTCGGCACGTACGGCGATGACGGCAATGCCTTGGTTCTACGGCAGCGCGCCCGCATGCGTGGGCTGACGGCCGAGATTCACAAGATCACGTTGGGCCAGCCTGTGCCGGAGGGCTTGGATGTGTACACCGTCGGCGGTGGCGAGGATGTGGCCCAGCTTCTGGCTGCGGAGCACCTCATTGCGGATGGTGGCCTGAACCGTGCCGCGGAGGCCGGGCGCCCGATCCTGGCTATTTGTGCAGGTCTGCAGGTTCTTGGCCATTCCTTCCGCGCGTCCGGCAAGATCGTGGACGGCCTTGGTTTGCTCGACGCCACCACGGGCTCGCTAAAAAAGCGCATGATCGGCGAAATCATCAGTGATCCGCTGCTGCCGGGGATCACGGAGCCGCTCACGGGCTTCGCGAATCACCAGGGCTCGACGATCCTCGGTGCCGACGCAAAGCCGCTGGGTTCCCTGACGAAGGGCACGGGCAACTGCGATGAGGGCGAGCAGGTGAGCTACGAGGGTGCGCTGCAGGGGTCGGTCGTGGCAACGTACATGCACGGCCCCGCGTTGGCTCGGAACCCGCAACTCGCGGATTACCTGTTGGCACAGGCCATGGGTATCAGCGTGGAGGAGTTGCCACCGCTGGAGGGGTCGTTCGCCCGACAGCTGGGTGACGAGGTTGTCCAGCTGCGCAAGGAGCGCCTGCGCTAG
- a CDS encoding HNH endonuclease signature motif containing protein, protein MDTLLFTTDFATSCGATGEGKSADQHESQQQGGETDQGTMTGGERVLLRPSEPSWRVLDEDDPLSASTVALNKHHLRIARACTPERTEVVSDVVSRVAVRMGLRESRALPYILVGLFLEEWHGLAHYVGQGHLSFEHVRAIADCVECVPEEHRPSVEEDMLARLQPRRPCQATLTVTRLRQIAREVIDKHHPPARPKEDQPLPPGPPPEVQEPELNWNSSKPEFTDFFLRLNKIDSTELVQAIQYVATHDGCTRGEALMRLVRGQTTAEVTLNIYRPVNAGASAGATSAQQWEEGSIHAAGQWLSAMVGAQWMERVTHIAAPGYDKCEGYHPTPSIRASVMGRDGHCRFPGCEVPAERCDLDHVHRWDHEAPQGGCSETSTANLHCLCRKHHRMKTAGQWDVTLHPDGTETWSSHGDGHTVTTEPGGVLGRETFEHFAVRRTKNLANYNTERARREDWVQLVANLAREEANKGKHLGYIWGFRDVEKIATERARLLVTYPNNGLQQEEAIPF, encoded by the coding sequence ATGGACACCCTTCTCTTCACTACCGACTTCGCTACTTCTTGCGGAGCAACAGGCGAAGGAAAAAGCGCAGACCAACATGAGTCTCAGCAGCAAGGCGGAGAGACTGATCAGGGCACAATGACGGGAGGTGAACGGGTACTACTGCGACCGTCCGAACCTTCGTGGCGTGTGCTGGATGAAGACGACCCATTGAGCGCCAGCACTGTAGCACTGAACAAGCACCATCTTCGTATTGCCCGCGCCTGTACGCCGGAGCGTACGGAGGTTGTCTCTGATGTCGTCTCTCGTGTGGCTGTACGTATGGGTCTCAGGGAATCCCGAGCGCTCCCGTACATCCTGGTTGGGCTTTTCTTAGAGGAGTGGCACGGCCTAGCGCACTATGTGGGGCAAGGGCACTTGTCCTTCGAACACGTGCGTGCGATCGCCGATTGCGTGGAGTGCGTTCCGGAGGAACATCGGCCGAGTGTAGAGGAAGATATGCTCGCTCGCCTGCAGCCGAGACGGCCGTGCCAGGCCACGCTGACGGTCACGCGCTTGCGGCAGATCGCTCGGGAGGTGATTGACAAGCATCATCCACCCGCGCGCCCGAAGGAGGATCAGCCGTTGCCGCCAGGCCCTCCCCCTGAGGTGCAGGAACCCGAGCTGAACTGGAACTCCTCGAAGCCCGAGTTCACTGACTTCTTCCTGCGGCTCAACAAGATCGATTCGACGGAGCTGGTTCAAGCCATCCAGTATGTTGCAACCCACGATGGCTGCACACGTGGCGAGGCCCTCATGCGGCTCGTTCGCGGCCAAACCACCGCCGAGGTGACTCTGAACATCTATCGTCCAGTCAACGCCGGTGCGAGTGCAGGGGCGACGAGTGCACAGCAATGGGAAGAAGGATCCATCCACGCCGCCGGCCAATGGCTATCAGCGATGGTTGGTGCCCAGTGGATGGAACGCGTCACGCACATCGCCGCCCCCGGTTACGACAAGTGCGAGGGCTATCACCCCACACCGTCGATCAGGGCCAGCGTAATGGGGCGCGACGGGCACTGCCGCTTCCCTGGCTGCGAAGTCCCAGCCGAACGCTGCGATCTCGACCACGTCCACCGGTGGGATCACGAGGCTCCTCAGGGTGGGTGCTCCGAAACCTCCACCGCCAACCTGCACTGCCTCTGCCGCAAGCATCACCGCATGAAAACCGCTGGGCAATGGGATGTCACCCTCCACCCCGATGGCACGGAGACGTGGAGCTCCCACGGCGACGGCCACACCGTCACCACAGAACCAGGAGGCGTGCTTGGCCGGGAGACCTTCGAGCACTTCGCCGTGCGCCGAACGAAGAATCTCGCGAACTACAACACCGAACGTGCGCGTCGCGAAGACTGGGTGCAGCTCGTCGCCAACCTCGCACGCGAAGAAGCGAACAAGGGAAAGCACCTGGGCTACATCTGGGGCTTCAGGGATGTCGAGAAGATCGCTACCGAGCGAGCCCGCCTCCTCGTCACGTACCCGAATAACGGCCTGCAGCAGGAGGAGGCGATTCCCTTCTAG
- a CDS encoding YbaB/EbfC family nucleoid-associated protein has product MNQPDMNALMQQAQAMQAQLQEAQKEIVASIVTGEAGNGLVTLEMAGSGDVKSLTIDPKIVDPEDIETLQDLVLGAFTDANNKLQQLAQEKMGPLSQGMSGMGF; this is encoded by the coding sequence ATGAACCAGCCAGACATGAACGCACTGATGCAGCAGGCACAGGCTATGCAGGCTCAGCTGCAGGAAGCACAGAAGGAAATTGTTGCTTCTATCGTGACCGGTGAGGCAGGCAACGGCCTGGTGACACTGGAAATGGCAGGCTCCGGCGACGTGAAGTCCCTCACCATCGACCCAAAGATCGTTGACCCTGAGGACATCGAAACCCTCCAGGACCTGGTGCTCGGCGCCTTCACGGACGCTAACAACAAGCTGCAGCAGCTCGCCCAGGAAAAGATGGGGCCACTGTCCCAGGGCATGAGCGGAATGGGCTTCTAG
- a CDS encoding MurT ligase domain-containing protein encodes MNSKRSKTGIRHRAAVLAADLATWASKKTGRGSGGMIGGLIAGAIDPNLMSSLGNGRPVALITGTNGKSTTTRMLAGAVRTKHSVATNEGGDNMDAGVISALLAGRDGEAVVLEVDELHVPNIAEKLDASVLVLLNLSRDQLDRVGEINKIERTLRACVDARPDMTVIANCDDVGVTSVAWDSPNVVWVSAGFGWVGDSTSCPRTGGAIIHEKRADGILDWYAVKKLPDGREFRRPEPQWRITNEGIIDATGQLHQLNLKLPGNANRGNATQAVAAAVALGVETETAIRAAEQVDNVAGRYSTVEFEGRDVRLMLAKNPAGWQEALSMVDRSADSLVISVNGQVADGQDLSWLWDVVFEHFEDLKVVAAGERGTDLAVRLGYAGVEHELVKDTVEAIRSCPPGRVEVLANYTAFRDLKRVLDREGTTKDDAAKGEEK; translated from the coding sequence GTGAACTCGAAGCGAAGCAAGACCGGTATACGTCACCGCGCGGCCGTGCTGGCCGCTGACCTCGCCACGTGGGCGAGCAAGAAAACCGGACGCGGTTCGGGCGGCATGATCGGCGGACTAATCGCGGGAGCGATCGACCCGAACCTCATGTCCTCCCTGGGTAACGGTCGCCCGGTTGCGCTGATCACCGGCACGAACGGTAAGTCCACCACCACCCGCATGCTGGCCGGTGCCGTGCGAACCAAGCACAGCGTCGCCACGAACGAGGGCGGCGACAACATGGACGCGGGCGTCATCTCCGCACTGCTGGCTGGCCGCGACGGGGAGGCCGTGGTGCTTGAGGTCGATGAGCTACACGTCCCCAATATCGCCGAGAAGCTGGATGCCTCCGTGCTGGTGCTGCTCAACCTCAGCCGCGACCAGCTGGACCGTGTCGGCGAGATCAACAAGATCGAGCGCACCCTGCGCGCCTGCGTGGATGCCCGCCCCGACATGACGGTGATCGCCAACTGCGACGACGTGGGCGTGACCTCCGTGGCATGGGACAGCCCCAACGTCGTGTGGGTTTCCGCTGGCTTCGGGTGGGTTGGCGATTCCACCTCCTGCCCACGCACCGGCGGCGCGATCATCCACGAAAAGCGCGCCGATGGCATCCTTGACTGGTACGCCGTGAAGAAACTCCCCGATGGTCGGGAGTTCCGGCGACCGGAGCCGCAGTGGCGCATCACGAACGAGGGAATTATCGACGCCACCGGCCAGCTCCACCAGCTGAACCTGAAGCTCCCCGGCAATGCCAACCGTGGTAACGCCACGCAGGCGGTGGCCGCGGCGGTGGCTCTTGGCGTCGAGACGGAGACGGCGATTCGGGCGGCGGAGCAGGTCGATAACGTGGCCGGGCGTTACTCCACGGTCGAGTTCGAAGGCCGCGATGTGCGCCTGATGCTGGCGAAGAACCCCGCGGGCTGGCAGGAGGCGCTGTCCATGGTGGATCGGAGCGCGGATTCCTTGGTGATTTCCGTCAATGGTCAGGTCGCCGACGGGCAGGACTTGTCGTGGCTGTGGGACGTGGTGTTTGAGCACTTCGAGGACTTGAAGGTTGTCGCCGCCGGTGAGCGGGGTACGGACCTGGCCGTGCGTCTCGGCTATGCCGGGGTGGAGCACGAGCTGGTGAAGGACACCGTTGAGGCGATCCGTTCCTGCCCACCGGGGCGCGTGGAAGTACTGGCGAACTACACGGCGTTCCGGGACCTGAAGCGCGTGCTGGATCGCGAAGGAACGACGAAGGACGACGCTGCGAAGGGCGAGGAGAAGTAA
- the recR gene encoding recombination mediator RecR — protein sequence MFEGPLQDVIDEFSRLPGIGPKSAQRIALHLLDEDPEDLQRFQAALGRLQDGVTFCRICHNISQEEVCRVCADSSRDKSLVCVVEESKDIQVIERTGEYRGRYHVLGGALDPLGGIGPKELNITPLVQRVGGALPDVDEGESAPEVAEVIIATDPNTEGEATAAYLGRLLRDFPGLKVSRLASGIPMGGDLEFVDELTLSRAFAGRTAL from the coding sequence TTGTTCGAAGGGCCACTTCAGGACGTCATCGACGAATTCTCCCGGCTGCCCGGCATCGGGCCGAAAAGCGCCCAACGTATTGCGCTGCACCTCCTGGATGAGGATCCGGAGGATCTGCAGCGCTTTCAGGCTGCGCTGGGCCGGTTGCAGGATGGTGTGACGTTCTGCCGAATCTGCCACAACATCTCCCAGGAGGAGGTGTGCCGCGTCTGCGCCGATTCCTCGCGCGATAAATCTCTGGTGTGCGTGGTGGAGGAATCGAAGGATATTCAGGTGATTGAGCGCACCGGGGAATACCGTGGGCGCTACCACGTGCTCGGTGGTGCGCTGGATCCGCTTGGTGGCATCGGGCCGAAGGAGCTGAATATCACGCCTCTGGTGCAGCGCGTGGGTGGCGCATTGCCGGATGTGGACGAGGGGGAGTCCGCGCCGGAGGTTGCCGAGGTGATCATTGCCACGGACCCGAACACGGAGGGTGAAGCGACTGCTGCTTACCTGGGCCGTTTGTTGCGGGATTTCCCTGGGTTGAAGGTGAGCCGTCTGGCTTCCGGCATTCCGATGGGCGGCGATTTGGAATTCGTGGACGAGCTGACCCTGTCGCGCGCTTTCGCTGGCCGTACGGCGCTGTAG
- a CDS encoding acetamidase/formamidase family protein: protein MCRTRAQDRLRRERWQKLGHNRWHPEIPPVATIKPGTTFRADCREWFDGFIKNDDSAEDIRDAPLHTVHTLTGPFHIEGAEPGDLLIVDIVDIGPIPNEEGPLALPPEPDGAILGSLSEEQFARVAAEAARTAPPRENGGNQDIKNLTKGTRVFYPVFVDGANLSFGDLHFSQGDGEITFCGAIEMGGFMELHVDIIKGGMATYGVEENAIFMPGKAGPDYSEWLAFSGTSVTLEGEQRYLDSHLAYQRAILHAIDYLTTFGYTPEQAYLLLGAAPIEFDIRPGKDGPTKIDPGMGAPRAANPV, encoded by the coding sequence ATGTGCCGAACCCGCGCCCAAGATCGTCTCCGCCGTGAACGTTGGCAGAAGCTGGGGCACAACCGCTGGCACCCGGAAATTCCGCCGGTGGCCACCATCAAACCGGGCACGACATTCCGGGCGGACTGCCGCGAGTGGTTCGATGGCTTCATCAAGAACGATGATTCCGCCGAGGACATCCGCGACGCGCCGCTGCACACTGTCCATACCCTCACCGGCCCTTTTCATATCGAGGGAGCCGAGCCCGGAGATCTGCTGATTGTGGACATCGTGGACATCGGACCGATCCCGAACGAGGAAGGGCCGCTGGCGCTGCCACCGGAGCCGGATGGGGCGATCCTCGGTTCTTTGAGCGAGGAGCAATTCGCGCGCGTTGCGGCGGAGGCTGCGCGCACCGCACCACCGCGAGAAAATGGCGGTAACCAGGACATTAAGAACCTGACGAAGGGAACACGCGTCTTCTACCCGGTCTTCGTGGACGGTGCGAACCTCTCCTTCGGCGACCTGCACTTCTCCCAAGGTGATGGAGAGATCACCTTCTGTGGAGCCATTGAAATGGGCGGCTTCATGGAGTTGCACGTAGACATCATCAAGGGCGGAATGGCCACGTACGGCGTGGAGGAAAATGCGATCTTCATGCCGGGCAAGGCCGGGCCCGATTATTCGGAGTGGCTGGCCTTCAGTGGTACCTCCGTCACCTTGGAGGGGGAGCAGCGATACCTCGACTCCCACTTGGCGTACCAGCGGGCGATCCTGCATGCCATCGACTACCTGACGACTTTCGGCTACACCCCGGAGCAGGCATACCTGCTGCTGGGCGCGGCGCCGATCGAGTTCGACATCCGCCCTGGCAAAGACGGGCCGACGAAGATCGATCCGGGGATGGGTGCGCCGCGAGCGGCGAACCCAGTGTGA
- a CDS encoding DNA polymerase III subunit epsilon (3'-5' exonuclease of DNA polymerase III): protein MSNRRRPRRTVHRRAAPPSSSPDATPSPAPSPQPKADTFPSVEEAPLVTLSIVTSGIHPTTARLVALSVVFYSEGHEELASWTRHLNPGEDAGPWHLHGYQPSDLAQSLGFVSSSELVREALDGRTVILHQAGYTWGFITHEFKRAQRSANRGRRGRGRNRPARKVPTPNPVEIIDTLATARRQSTECYDFRLRAIVDSYNTGPHALQAPAEALPDVGAVASVERGKIDPDTLLEADARLTMALYDAQLKAAGVGAGMIEKIDPANLTSDMFGLQRSKVRVDAANAPRPHENPGPWKQGGKLVQGMEFVVSPDVSAEPDEIIGRGVAAGLVYSEKLNRRSSLVVCNTTTDLRGKAMHAERKNIPLIDDSLFLELLDDVEAGTEAATPASPQAGVRPATQGMSTPRRSNPRSNPRNRSGNRIPEPQKGGNRRRKRRRSNG from the coding sequence ATGAGTAATAGAAGGCGGCCGCGTCGCACCGTTCACCGCCGCGCAGCCCCGCCCTCTTCTTCGCCCGACGCCACCCCGTCCCCAGCCCCAAGCCCCCAGCCCAAGGCTGACACTTTCCCCTCCGTCGAGGAGGCGCCGCTGGTTACCCTCTCAATCGTCACCTCGGGCATCCACCCCACGACAGCACGCCTGGTCGCACTGTCCGTGGTGTTCTACTCCGAGGGGCACGAGGAACTCGCCAGCTGGACCCGCCACCTCAACCCCGGCGAGGATGCCGGCCCGTGGCACTTGCACGGCTACCAGCCGAGCGATCTGGCCCAGTCCTTAGGGTTCGTGAGCTCCTCCGAGCTGGTGCGCGAAGCACTCGACGGACGCACCGTGATCCTCCACCAGGCGGGCTACACCTGGGGCTTCATCACCCACGAGTTCAAGCGTGCGCAGCGCTCTGCGAACCGCGGCCGCCGCGGCCGCGGGCGCAACCGCCCCGCGCGCAAGGTGCCAACCCCCAACCCGGTGGAGATCATCGACACGCTCGCCACCGCGCGCCGCCAGTCCACGGAGTGCTACGATTTCCGGCTCCGCGCCATCGTGGACAGCTACAATACCGGCCCACACGCCCTGCAGGCTCCTGCCGAAGCCCTGCCGGACGTGGGCGCGGTGGCGTCGGTCGAAAGGGGAAAGATCGACCCCGATACCCTCCTAGAGGCGGATGCCCGCCTGACCATGGCACTCTACGATGCGCAGCTCAAGGCGGCGGGCGTGGGCGCAGGGATGATCGAGAAGATCGATCCCGCAAACCTCACCTCCGACATGTTCGGCCTGCAGCGCTCCAAGGTGCGCGTGGATGCCGCCAATGCTCCCCGACCGCACGAAAACCCCGGCCCGTGGAAGCAGGGCGGCAAGCTCGTGCAGGGGATGGAGTTCGTGGTCAGCCCAGATGTCTCCGCGGAGCCCGACGAGATCATCGGGCGCGGGGTAGCCGCCGGTCTGGTGTACTCGGAAAAGCTCAACCGCCGCAGCTCGCTGGTCGTGTGCAACACCACCACCGATCTGCGCGGCAAGGCGATGCACGCCGAGCGGAAAAACATCCCGCTCATCGATGACTCCCTGTTCCTCGAACTGCTCGACGACGTGGAAGCAGGCACCGAGGCAGCCACTCCCGCCAGCCCGCAGGCCGGGGTGCGCCCCGCAACTCAGGGCATGAGCACCCCGCGTCGCAGCAACCCCCGCAGCAACCCCCGCAACAGATCCGGGAACCGCATCCCAGAACCTCAAAAGGGTGGGAATCGCCGCCGCAAGAGGCGTCGCAGCAACGGCTAA